One window of the Deinococcus metalli genome contains the following:
- a CDS encoding acyltransferase family protein — protein MTEIRALTGIRAIAALWVVLHHYYEFLVKLWPPLTVIEPVAAGGRLGVELFFTLSGFILTYTYVDKFRVPTVPEYKRFLNARLARLYPVHLMCLAGLAVIVAAGHLLHLNLRTGDMYTLSGLLASVFLVQAWGDHAYATWNFVAWSVSAEWFAYLTFPLTALLFWRVRTMWSAVLIAAVALVVTIMLFQYGGLSAVSPFDHRGLLRIIGCFLAGAMMYWLYRHGVGRTWAWSVLVPVNALLIIVGLYVTSAATATLPWFALLMPTLILGLAWHDRGALTTRPALYWGRVSYSLYMTHLIVKQVVGEVLPPERFMGSVVGSVVGTLVYLVPVAVVAMLMYHVVEEPGRRLIRRVGSRRVQPAVAS, from the coding sequence ATGACCGAAATCCGGGCACTGACTGGCATCCGGGCGATCGCGGCTCTGTGGGTGGTCCTGCACCACTATTACGAGTTTCTCGTGAAGCTGTGGCCGCCCCTGACCGTGATCGAGCCCGTCGCCGCTGGCGGCCGGCTTGGGGTGGAGCTGTTCTTCACGCTGTCGGGGTTCATCCTGACCTACACCTACGTGGACAAGTTCCGTGTGCCCACGGTGCCCGAGTACAAGCGCTTCCTGAATGCCCGCTTGGCGCGTCTGTATCCGGTACATCTGATGTGTCTGGCCGGGCTGGCGGTCATCGTTGCGGCCGGTCATCTGCTCCACCTGAACCTCAGAACCGGTGACATGTACACGCTGTCCGGCCTGCTCGCCAGCGTGTTCCTGGTGCAGGCGTGGGGTGACCATGCCTACGCGACGTGGAATTTCGTCGCGTGGTCCGTCAGCGCCGAGTGGTTCGCTTACCTGACGTTCCCGCTCACGGCCCTGTTGTTCTGGCGGGTCCGGACCATGTGGAGCGCGGTGCTGATCGCCGCCGTCGCGCTGGTCGTGACCATCATGCTGTTCCAGTACGGCGGCCTGTCGGCGGTGAGCCCTTTCGATCACCGTGGCCTGCTGCGGATCATCGGGTGCTTCCTGGCGGGCGCGATGATGTACTGGCTGTACCGGCACGGCGTCGGCCGCACGTGGGCCTGGTCGGTGCTGGTGCCGGTGAACGCCCTGCTGATCATCGTGGGCCTGTACGTCACCTCGGCGGCCACGGCGACGCTGCCTTGGTTCGCGCTGCTGATGCCGACCCTGATCCTGGGGCTGGCGTGGCATGACCGCGGCGCGCTCACGACCCGTCCGGCGCTGTACTGGGGCCGCGTGAGCTACTCGCTGTACATGACCCACCTGATCGTCAAGCAGGTCGTGGGCGAGGTGCTGCCGCCGGAGCGCTTCATGGGCAGCGTGGTGGGCTCGGTCGTCGGCACGCTGGTCTACCTGGTGCCGGTCGCGGTCGTCGCCATGCTGATGTACCACGTCGTCGAGGAACCGGGCCGGCGCCTGATCCGCCGTGTCGGATCACGGCGTGTGCAGCCGGCGGTGGCCAGCTGA
- the hpt gene encoding hypoxanthine phosphoribosyltransferase, with protein sequence MSLTPGTGPVQITQEQLQARIHELAAKIRDDYHGREPHLICVLNGAFMFHADLVRALGVPCTIDFLQASSYGNAKQSSGEVRLVKDLQFPLSGRHVILVEDIVDTGITMNYLLQYLEGRGPASLKVAALLSKPSRRKVEVPVEYLGFTIPDAFVYGYGLDRAQYDRNLPFITSQE encoded by the coding sequence ATGAGCCTCACGCCCGGCACCGGCCCCGTCCAGATCACCCAGGAGCAGCTCCAGGCCCGTATCCACGAGCTCGCCGCGAAGATCCGCGACGACTACCACGGCCGCGAACCTCACCTGATCTGCGTGCTGAACGGCGCGTTCATGTTCCACGCGGACCTCGTCCGGGCGCTGGGCGTGCCGTGCACCATCGACTTCCTGCAGGCCAGCTCCTACGGCAACGCCAAGCAGTCGAGCGGCGAGGTCCGGCTCGTCAAGGACCTGCAGTTCCCGCTGTCGGGCCGCCACGTGATCCTGGTCGAGGACATCGTGGACACCGGCATCACCATGAATTACCTGCTCCAGTACCTGGAGGGACGCGGCCCGGCCAGCCTGAAGGTCGCCGCGCTGCTGAGCAAGCCCAGCCGCCGCAAGGTCGAGGTGCCCGTCGAGTACCTGGGCTTTACCATCCCCGACGCCTTCGTGTACGGCTACGGCCTGGACCGCGCGCAGTACGACCGCAACCTGCCGTTTATCACCAGCCAGGAATGA
- the trpC gene encoding indole-3-glycerol phosphate synthase TrpC: MTGLPKLNLESVPGVLGRIVAERAADYADVSADVGPARPAARRFEAALAGPGLALIAEVKRASPSQGAIALLDPAQAARAYEVGGAAAISCLTEPRHFDGNAQALLDVVAAVDVPVLRKDFVVHPAMLREAAEWGASAALLMVSVLHDATGAYLETAHTLGLDALVEVHSERELDIALECGARIIGVNNRDLTTLHIDLNVSPRLIRRARDAGFAGVLVAESGYRTPADLDTVRELADAVLVGTSLAGSGDLTRAARDLMAPT; encoded by the coding sequence ATGACGGGCCTGCCGAAGCTGAACCTGGAGAGCGTCCCCGGTGTGCTCGGCCGCATCGTGGCGGAGCGGGCCGCCGACTATGCGGACGTCAGCGCGGACGTGGGGCCGGCGCGCCCGGCGGCCCGGCGCTTCGAGGCGGCGCTGGCCGGGCCGGGCCTCGCGCTGATCGCGGAGGTCAAGCGTGCGAGCCCCAGCCAGGGCGCCATCGCGCTCCTCGACCCGGCGCAGGCCGCGCGGGCGTACGAGGTGGGCGGCGCGGCGGCCATCTCGTGCCTGACCGAGCCCCGCCACTTCGACGGCAACGCGCAGGCGCTGCTGGACGTGGTCGCCGCGGTAGACGTGCCGGTGCTGCGCAAGGATTTCGTGGTGCACCCCGCCATGCTGCGCGAGGCGGCCGAGTGGGGCGCGTCGGCGGCGCTGCTGATGGTCAGCGTGCTGCACGACGCGACCGGCGCGTACCTGGAGACCGCGCACACCCTGGGTCTGGACGCCCTGGTGGAGGTGCACAGCGAGCGCGAACTGGACATCGCCCTGGAGTGCGGCGCGCGGATCATCGGCGTGAACAACCGCGACCTCACCACGCTGCACATCGACCTGAACGTCAGTCCGCGTCTGATCCGCCGGGCGCGAGACGCGGGTTTCGCGGGCGTGCTGGTGGCGGAGAGCGGCTACCGGACCCCCGCCGACCTGGACACCGTGCGCGAGCTGGCCGACGCCGTGCTGGTCGGCACCAGCCTGGCGGGCAGCGGCGACCTGACGCGGGCGGCGCGTGACCTGATGGCCCCAACCTGA
- a CDS encoding TVP38/TMEM64 family protein, producing MTTAVPSPPRHLRWVILAVALLLLLGVAMVPDVRDFLARGYAALRSTDPAVTHAFVDSLGWAGPLALVAAFMIQAVLPVLPAVFLIAVTARAYGPVEGFFIVYAGTLLGAAAGYALGRGVGDTLVRLLAGEKGQRKAQAFAERYGIQGVLMIRLMPVLSSDVMNLVAGAARMGFRPFMLATAAGALPVTALVVWLSGNTHRLLVGLVVLSAVVGGAALTRWLLARRAARRTRPPVG from the coding sequence ATGACCACCGCCGTGCCCTCTCCGCCCCGCCACCTGCGCTGGGTGATCCTCGCTGTGGCGCTGCTGCTGCTGCTGGGTGTGGCGATGGTGCCGGACGTGCGGGACTTCCTGGCGCGCGGATATGCGGCGCTGCGCTCGACCGATCCGGCGGTCACGCACGCCTTCGTGGACTCGCTGGGATGGGCCGGACCGCTCGCGCTGGTGGCCGCGTTCATGATCCAGGCGGTGCTGCCGGTGCTGCCCGCCGTGTTCCTGATCGCCGTGACGGCGCGCGCGTACGGGCCGGTCGAGGGCTTTTTCATCGTGTACGCGGGCACGCTGCTGGGCGCGGCGGCCGGATACGCGCTGGGACGCGGCGTGGGCGACACGCTGGTGCGGTTGCTGGCAGGCGAGAAGGGGCAACGCAAGGCCCAGGCCTTTGCGGAGCGTTACGGCATCCAGGGCGTCCTGATGATCCGCCTGATGCCGGTGCTGTCCTCGGACGTGATGAACCTGGTGGCGGGCGCGGCGCGGATGGGCTTTCGGCCGTTCATGCTGGCCACGGCCGCGGGCGCGCTGCCGGTCACGGCGCTGGTCGTGTGGCTCAGCGGCAACACGCACCGCCTGCTCGTGGGACTGGTGGTGCTGTCGGCCGTGGTGGGCGGGGCGGCCCTGACGCGCTGGCTGCTGGCCCGCCGCGCGGCCCGGCGCACGCGGCCGCCGGTCGGGTAA
- the purM gene encoding phosphoribosylformylglycinamidine cyclo-ligase, protein MTDSNRGAAASAYERAGVSIEAGHRAVELMKGAVARTHTPAVLGGLGGFGGLFRAAFGDMVDPVLVASTDGVGTKTKVAVKVGKHGGLGADIVNHCVNDILVQGARPLFFLDYVAMGTLRPEVVAEVVTGAARACEALGVALLGGETAEMPGVYVEGELDIVGTIVGVVDRPALIDGSRIEPGDAVIALPSSGLHTNGFSLARLALDGLDWNEVRADLDGRTLADVLPVPHRAYVAAYDALQSAGVDVRGMAHITGGGLVDNPPRVFPAGVGMHIDTTSWTVPPVFELIVERAHVERSEAFRALNMGVGFLFIVPAAQRDTALSALGAAGERPWVIGQMVPGSGVTFGGQP, encoded by the coding sequence ATGACGGACAGCAACAGGGGCGCTGCGGCGTCGGCGTATGAACGCGCGGGCGTCAGCATCGAGGCTGGGCACCGCGCTGTGGAACTGATGAAGGGCGCGGTGGCCCGCACGCACACCCCTGCCGTGCTGGGGGGCCTGGGCGGCTTCGGCGGACTGTTCCGCGCGGCTTTCGGGGACATGGTGGACCCGGTGCTGGTCGCCAGCACGGACGGCGTGGGCACCAAGACCAAGGTCGCCGTGAAGGTCGGCAAGCACGGTGGGCTGGGCGCCGACATCGTGAACCACTGCGTGAACGACATCCTGGTGCAGGGCGCGCGGCCGCTGTTCTTCCTGGATTACGTGGCGATGGGCACACTCCGCCCGGAGGTCGTGGCCGAGGTCGTGACCGGGGCCGCCCGGGCCTGCGAGGCGCTGGGCGTGGCCCTGCTGGGCGGCGAGACGGCCGAGATGCCCGGCGTGTACGTCGAGGGGGAACTCGACATCGTGGGCACCATCGTGGGTGTGGTGGACCGCCCGGCGCTGATCGACGGCTCGCGCATCGAGCCCGGCGACGCGGTGATCGCGCTGCCCAGCTCGGGCCTGCACACCAACGGCTTCTCGCTGGCACGCCTGGCGCTGGACGGCCTGGACTGGAATGAAGTCAGGGCCGATCTGGACGGCCGCACCCTGGCGGACGTGCTGCCCGTACCGCACCGCGCATATGTGGCCGCCTACGACGCCCTCCAGAGCGCCGGGGTGGACGTGCGCGGCATGGCGCACATCACTGGCGGCGGGCTGGTGGACAATCCGCCGCGGGTGTTCCCGGCGGGTGTGGGCATGCACATCGACACCACGTCGTGGACGGTGCCGCCCGTGTTCGAGCTGATCGTGGAGCGCGCACACGTCGAGCGCTCCGAGGCCTTCCGCGCGCTGAACATGGGCGTGGGCTTCCTGTTCATCGTGCCCGCCGCGCAGCGGGACACGGCCCTGAGCGCCCTGGGCGCGGCCGGCGAACGCCCGTGGGTGATCGGCCAGATGGTGCCCGGCTCGGGCGTGACCTTCGGCGGCCAGCCTTGA
- a CDS encoding histidine phosphatase family protein has translation MSQRLAPTGFTPPDRASATEFWVIRHGESTWNADGRYQGQADVPLSHIGILQAATLAERLTGQRFAAVYSSDLRRASQTAQAVAERLEGNPPVQLDPGLREIDVGQLSGLVIADIRARHAAYLEALRADPWATRRPGGESMEDLYGRCGAAFHALRARHPGQRVLVFTHGGVVRVAVGLALGGVPANAWSRLSVTNTSITRVLLGHDSGTLLGFNDDAHLENLIEATEADDVLGQSP, from the coding sequence TTGAGCCAGCGGCTCGCCCCGACCGGCTTCACGCCTCCGGACCGCGCCAGCGCCACGGAGTTCTGGGTGATCCGGCACGGCGAGAGCACGTGGAACGCCGACGGCCGGTACCAGGGGCAGGCGGACGTGCCGCTGAGCCACATCGGCATCCTGCAGGCGGCCACGCTGGCCGAGCGCCTGACCGGGCAGCGGTTCGCGGCCGTGTACTCCAGCGATCTCAGGCGCGCGTCGCAGACGGCCCAGGCGGTGGCGGAGCGCCTGGAGGGAAACCCGCCGGTGCAGCTCGATCCGGGCCTGCGCGAGATCGACGTCGGGCAGCTCTCGGGGCTGGTGATCGCGGATATCCGCGCCCGGCACGCCGCGTATCTGGAGGCCCTGCGCGCCGATCCGTGGGCCACGCGGCGCCCCGGCGGTGAGAGCATGGAGGACCTGTACGGCCGCTGCGGCGCGGCCTTCCACGCGCTGCGCGCCCGGCATCCGGGGCAGCGGGTGCTGGTGTTCACGCACGGCGGCGTGGTGCGGGTGGCGGTGGGCCTGGCGCTGGGGGGCGTGCCGGCCAACGCGTGGTCGCGCCTGAGCGTCACGAACACCTCCATCACGCGCGTGCTGCTCGGCCACGACAGCGGCACGCTGCTGGGCTTCAACGACGACGCGCACCTGGAGAACCTGATCGAGGCGACCGAGGCGGACGACGTGCTCGGCCAGTCGCCGTGA
- the meaB gene encoding methylmalonyl Co-A mutase-associated GTPase MeaB, producing MTAAPADLEGRYRAGDRRALARAVTLAEAGLPGARPVLRAARARAGHAVVLGVTGSPGSGKSTLVAALIAALRARGQRVAVLAVDPSSPYSGGAILGDRIRMLRHHADAGVFVRSLASRGALGGLSARTMQVLALLEGAGPVAAGFDWVILETVGVGQSEVDVAAACDHTLLVLTPAGGDGVQAFKAGIMEIADVIAVNKSDLPGADRTVRELLAAQGLGAHDAHSWLAPVRKTVAEREEGVDAVIAAIEAHRAWLGEAGLRRRREARAEFEVRSLVQERLLKRSREVSHDLYARVAAGDLDAEAAADELLGRA from the coding sequence GTGACCGCTGCTCCGGCCGACCTGGAGGGCCGCTACCGCGCCGGCGACCGCCGCGCCCTGGCCCGCGCCGTCACCCTGGCCGAGGCGGGCCTGCCGGGCGCGCGGCCCGTGCTGCGCGCCGCCCGTGCCCGCGCCGGGCACGCGGTCGTGCTGGGCGTGACCGGCAGCCCCGGCAGCGGCAAGAGCACGCTGGTGGCCGCCCTGATCGCGGCGCTGCGGGCGCGCGGGCAGCGGGTGGCGGTGCTGGCGGTGGACCCCAGCAGTCCGTACTCGGGCGGGGCGATCCTGGGCGACCGGATCCGCATGCTGCGGCACCACGCGGACGCCGGCGTGTTCGTGCGCTCGCTCGCCAGCCGCGGCGCGCTGGGCGGCCTGTCGGCGCGCACCATGCAGGTGCTGGCGCTGCTGGAGGGCGCCGGGCCGGTCGCCGCGGGCTTCGACTGGGTGATCCTCGAGACGGTCGGGGTCGGGCAGTCCGAGGTGGACGTGGCCGCCGCGTGCGACCACACCCTGCTGGTGCTGACGCCGGCCGGCGGGGACGGCGTGCAGGCCTTCAAGGCCGGGATCATGGAGATCGCCGACGTGATCGCTGTGAACAAGTCCGACCTGCCGGGAGCCGACCGCACCGTGCGCGAACTCCTGGCCGCGCAGGGCCTGGGCGCGCACGACGCGCACAGCTGGCTGGCCCCCGTCCGCAAGACCGTCGCCGAGAGGGAAGAGGGCGTGGACGCCGTGATCGCCGCCATCGAGGCGCACCGCGCGTGGCTGGGTGAGGCCGGCCTGCGCCGCCGCCGCGAGGCCCGCGCGGAGTTCGAGGTGCGCTCGCTGGTCCAGGAGCGCCTGCTGAAGCGTTCGCGCGAGGTCAGCCATGACCTGTACGCCCGCGTGGCCGCCGGCGACCTGGACGCCGAGGCGGCCGCCGACGAACTCCTGGGGCGCGCGTGA
- a CDS encoding isoprenylcysteine carboxyl methyltransferase family protein, with amino-acid sequence MTARTLAPWLLGFLTAQRVLELRVARANERWARAHGAVESGREHYPLFFVLHPAWMLSTYIEGRRSRGSVNVPALLLFVLAQPLRYWVIRTLGRYWNTRILIVPGGTRVTGGPFRYLKHPNYAVVALELATAPLAVGAWRSALAFTLLNAALLLLIRIPAEERALAAYGGDPPAQG; translated from the coding sequence GTGACGGCCCGCACCCTCGCGCCGTGGCTGCTGGGCTTCCTGACCGCGCAGCGCGTGCTGGAACTGCGCGTCGCCCGCGCCAACGAACGCTGGGCGCGCGCGCACGGTGCGGTCGAATCCGGCCGCGAGCACTACCCGCTGTTCTTCGTGCTGCACCCCGCGTGGATGCTCAGCACCTATATAGAGGGCCGGCGCTCACGCGGGAGTGTGAACGTGCCCGCCCTGCTGCTGTTCGTGCTGGCGCAGCCGCTGCGCTACTGGGTGATCCGCACGCTGGGCCGCTACTGGAACACCCGCATCCTGATCGTGCCGGGCGGCACGCGCGTCACGGGCGGGCCGTTCCGGTACCTCAAGCACCCGAACTACGCGGTCGTGGCGCTGGAACTCGCCACCGCGCCCCTGGCCGTGGGCGCGTGGCGCAGCGCCCTGGCCTTCACGTTGCTGAACGCCGCGCTGCTGCTCCTGATCCGCATTCCTGCCGAGGAGCGCGCGCTGGCCGCGTATGGAGGCGACCCGCCCGCTCAGGGCTGA
- a CDS encoding MFS transporter: protein MQATATVTAARHATTIAVAVTAGHFINDAYGAMLTPLTPALQSRYGVSIAAVTLLASVFSLTSSVLQPLLGILGERLDRRYAAALGPLMTGVGLTLMGFVPWFGALVLLVAVAGFGSGFFHPAGAAYVAQSSPPDKRGLWASVFSAGGTGGMALGPVFASVGLTHLPWFALIGVIVAALTFAVTPSGTQQARRVSVAEYVGIFRGPLVWLWAMAVLRSLASMGYNAMLPFILLGRGYGAREVAITLAVFAVSSAIGGIVGGRLSDRYGRTPVLRGAILSTLPFFAALILSSPANWWFYPLTFMVGAAVNASIPVGVVTAQEYAPQHVAVASSIMMGFSWGFAGLLVFVVGALADATTPTVAALCALALLVPSAVIATRLPEPARTAFR from the coding sequence ATGCAGGCCACCGCGACCGTCACCGCCGCCCGCCACGCCACGACCATCGCCGTGGCCGTGACCGCCGGGCACTTCATCAACGACGCGTACGGCGCGATGCTCACTCCCCTGACGCCCGCACTGCAAAGCCGCTACGGGGTCAGCATCGCCGCCGTCACCCTGCTCGCCAGCGTGTTCAGCCTGACCAGTTCGGTGCTCCAGCCGCTGCTGGGCATCCTCGGCGAGCGGCTCGACCGCCGGTATGCCGCCGCGCTGGGGCCGCTCATGACCGGCGTGGGCCTGACGCTGATGGGCTTCGTGCCGTGGTTCGGCGCGCTGGTGCTGCTGGTGGCCGTGGCGGGTTTCGGCAGCGGCTTCTTTCACCCGGCCGGCGCGGCGTATGTGGCGCAGTCCAGCCCGCCGGACAAACGCGGGCTGTGGGCCAGCGTGTTCAGCGCGGGCGGCACCGGCGGCATGGCGCTCGGCCCGGTGTTCGCCAGCGTCGGCCTCACGCACCTGCCGTGGTTCGCGCTGATCGGCGTCATCGTCGCCGCGCTGACCTTCGCGGTCACGCCCAGCGGCACCCAGCAGGCCCGGCGCGTGTCCGTGGCCGAGTACGTCGGCATCTTCCGCGGCCCGCTGGTGTGGCTGTGGGCCATGGCCGTGCTGCGCTCGCTCGCCAGCATGGGTTACAACGCCATGCTGCCATTCATCCTGCTCGGCCGGGGCTACGGCGCCCGTGAGGTCGCCATCACCCTCGCGGTGTTCGCCGTGTCCAGCGCCATCGGCGGCATCGTCGGGGGCCGCCTCAGCGACCGCTACGGGCGCACGCCGGTGCTGCGCGGCGCGATCCTCAGCACCCTGCCGTTCTTCGCCGCGCTGATCCTGAGCAGTCCCGCAAACTGGTGGTTCTACCCGCTCACGTTCATGGTGGGCGCGGCCGTGAACGCCAGCATTCCCGTCGGGGTCGTCACCGCGCAGGAGTACGCGCCGCAGCACGTCGCGGTCGCCAGCAGCATCATGATGGGCTTCTCGTGGGGCTTCGCGGGCCTGCTGGTGTTCGTGGTGGGCGCCCTGGCCGACGCCACCACGCCCACCGTGGCCGCGCTGTGCGCGCTCGCCCTGCTGGTGCCCAGCGCCGTGATCGCCACGCGGCTCCCCGAGCCGGCCAGAACCGCGTTCCGGTAA